The following coding sequences are from one Lysinibacillus sp. FSL W8-0992 window:
- a CDS encoding ABC transporter ATP-binding protein produces the protein MEYVIEMLGIRKEFGDFVANNNITLQLKKGEIHALLGENGAGKSTLMNVLFGLYQPEGGEIRVRGKAVKITNPNVANDLGIGMVHQHFMLVENFTVTENIILGSEPTKMGVVNIKDAAKKVQALSEKYGLDVDPNAKIEDITVGMQQRVEILKTLYRGAEILIFDEPTASLTPQEITELIQIMRRLIAEGKSIILITHKLKEIMDVSDRVTIIRKGEGIGTVVTTETNPNHLAELMVGRQVEFKTEKIDGNPTDEVLSIENLVVTDYRNINKVKGLNLTVRKGEIVGIAGIDGNGQSELIEAITGLRKVKGGIVKFNGKDVTNMKPRKITEEGVGHIPQDRHKHGLVLDFPIGHNIALQTYYQPPIAKGIVMDYKKVSEKAKQIIKEYDVRTGNGEMTPARALSGGNQQKAIIGREIDRNPDLLIAALPTRGLDVGAIEFIHSRLIEQRDKGKAVLLISFELDEVMNVSDRIAVIYDGQIVDELNPKETTEQELGLLMAGQSKKNSTNIAKEGND, from the coding sequence TTGGAATACGTGATTGAAATGCTTGGAATCCGCAAAGAATTTGGTGATTTCGTAGCGAATAACAACATCACCCTCCAACTAAAAAAAGGCGAAATCCATGCACTACTAGGAGAAAATGGTGCTGGTAAATCGACTTTAATGAACGTCCTTTTTGGTCTGTATCAGCCAGAGGGTGGAGAAATTCGTGTTCGTGGGAAAGCTGTTAAAATTACAAACCCAAACGTTGCCAATGATTTGGGGATTGGCATGGTGCATCAACATTTTATGTTGGTGGAAAACTTTACAGTGACAGAAAACATTATATTAGGTTCTGAACCTACTAAGATGGGCGTAGTCAATATTAAAGACGCAGCGAAAAAGGTGCAAGCGCTTTCTGAGAAATATGGTCTAGATGTAGATCCTAATGCAAAAATCGAAGACATTACAGTTGGTATGCAGCAACGTGTCGAGATTTTAAAAACACTTTATCGCGGTGCAGAAATACTAATTTTCGATGAACCGACTGCTTCTTTAACGCCACAAGAAATCACTGAACTGATTCAAATTATGCGTCGATTAATCGCTGAAGGTAAATCAATTATATTAATTACGCATAAGCTGAAAGAAATTATGGATGTTTCCGACCGAGTAACAATTATTCGTAAAGGTGAAGGGATTGGGACGGTTGTTACGACTGAGACAAACCCTAATCATTTAGCTGAATTAATGGTTGGTCGTCAAGTAGAGTTTAAAACAGAAAAAATTGATGGAAATCCAACTGATGAAGTACTTTCAATTGAGAATTTAGTCGTAACTGACTATCGTAATATCAATAAAGTAAAAGGCCTTAACCTCACTGTACGTAAGGGTGAAATTGTTGGTATCGCTGGTATCGATGGCAATGGACAATCTGAGTTAATCGAGGCAATTACAGGCTTGCGTAAAGTAAAAGGCGGAATAGTGAAGTTTAACGGTAAAGATGTTACGAACATGAAACCTCGTAAAATTACTGAGGAGGGTGTTGGACATATCCCGCAAGATCGTCATAAGCATGGTTTAGTACTCGACTTCCCAATCGGTCATAATATTGCACTCCAAACATATTACCAACCGCCAATTGCAAAAGGCATTGTAATGGATTATAAAAAAGTATCAGAAAAAGCGAAGCAAATTATTAAAGAATACGATGTACGTACAGGTAATGGCGAAATGACGCCTGCCCGCGCTTTATCAGGTGGTAACCAGCAAAAGGCGATTATTGGTCGTGAAATTGACCGAAATCCGGACTTATTAATTGCGGCACTACCGACACGTGGACTTGACGTAGGGGCAATTGAATTTATTCACTCTCGACTTATAGAGCAACGTGATAAAGGAAAAGCCGTATTATTAATTTCTTTTGAACTAGATGAAGTAATGAATGTTTCAGACCGTATCGCTGTTATTTATGATGGTCAGATAGTGGATGAGTTAAATCCAAAAGAAACAACAGAGCAAGAGCTTGGTCTATTAATGGCGGGGCAAAGTAAAAAAAATAGCACAAATATAGCGAAGGAGGGGAACGACTAA
- a CDS encoding FtsK/SpoIIIE family DNA translocase: MASSKRRKTTKAKPTSDKKEMHPLMYEIFGLILIAIAVIMIFEYGMIGRILQTIAMFLLGNLHFAVPFMLIFVALLLMIGQKKVSMKDRLILGMFLIVMSLTIFSHGILFEQLSKSGGLLSESVLRESWRILINSEGVVHRSDALGGGMVGALLFSGLHVLFEATGAKVVAWVIFFIGLILVTGKALVPYLAEKMPVLFGKWQKKQREKKKNAPKKAKSRRSRAESTADEVAAVDHAHEVHEEEEVSHEPIISAFTQNVSHEREEPLPIAEHVEIEEGELIDDVHIGSADAVENADYQLPSFNLLQMPPQHDQSGEYSVIQANAKKLEQTLQSFGVKAKVTQVHLGPAVTKYEILPDIGVKVSKIVNLQDDLALALAAKDIRMEAPIPGKSAIGIEVPNSEVAIVTLREVLESKDGAKPDSLLQVALGRDITGQAVLAELNKMPHLLVAGSTGSGKSVCINGIVVSILMRTKPHEVKLMMIDPKMVELNVYNGIPHLLAPVVTDARKASQALKKVVSEMERRYDLFSHTGTRNIEGYNGHVQKVNEQTEEKHPKLPYIVVIVDELADLMMVASNDVEDSITRLAQMARAAGIHLILATQRPSVDVLTGVIKANIPSRIAFAVSSAIDSRTILDMGGAERLLGRGDMLFLPAGASKPKRVQGAFLSDQEVEAVVNFVIEQQKAQYQEEMIPSEEETVLEETDELFDEAVQLVVNMQTASVSMLQRRFRIGYSRAARIVDQMEQRGIVGPPEGSKPRQVLIHQYDN; this comes from the coding sequence ATGGCAAGTAGTAAAAGAAGAAAAACAACAAAAGCAAAACCAACATCTGACAAAAAAGAAATGCATCCACTCATGTACGAAATTTTTGGGCTCATCTTAATCGCAATTGCGGTCATTATGATTTTTGAATATGGCATGATTGGACGTATTTTACAAACAATTGCCATGTTTCTTTTAGGAAATTTACATTTTGCAGTGCCATTTATGCTGATATTTGTTGCATTGCTATTAATGATTGGGCAGAAAAAAGTAAGCATGAAAGACCGACTTATTTTAGGAATGTTTTTAATTGTGATGAGCTTGACTATTTTTAGTCATGGGATTTTATTTGAGCAATTATCAAAATCAGGTGGCTTATTATCTGAATCGGTTCTGAGAGAGTCGTGGCGAATCTTAATTAATTCGGAAGGTGTGGTTCATCGCAGTGATGCACTTGGCGGTGGAATGGTAGGCGCTTTGTTATTTAGTGGTCTTCACGTATTATTTGAAGCGACAGGTGCGAAAGTGGTTGCTTGGGTTATTTTCTTTATCGGTTTAATTTTAGTGACGGGCAAGGCACTTGTTCCGTATTTAGCTGAAAAAATGCCTGTGCTTTTTGGGAAATGGCAAAAAAAACAGCGAGAAAAGAAAAAAAATGCGCCAAAGAAAGCAAAAAGTCGTCGTTCAAGAGCAGAAAGTACTGCGGACGAAGTTGCAGCTGTTGATCACGCCCATGAAGTACATGAGGAAGAGGAAGTTTCTCATGAGCCAATTATCTCAGCCTTTACACAAAATGTATCACATGAACGTGAAGAACCACTGCCAATCGCTGAGCACGTAGAAATTGAAGAAGGAGAGCTTATTGATGACGTCCACATTGGAAGTGCAGATGCTGTTGAAAATGCAGATTATCAACTTCCCTCATTCAATCTTTTGCAAATGCCTCCACAGCACGACCAAAGTGGTGAATATTCCGTAATTCAGGCAAATGCGAAAAAGTTAGAGCAAACTTTGCAAAGTTTCGGGGTAAAGGCTAAAGTGACGCAAGTCCATTTAGGGCCTGCTGTTACGAAATATGAAATACTGCCAGATATCGGCGTAAAAGTAAGTAAAATTGTTAACCTTCAGGATGACCTAGCTTTAGCACTTGCAGCGAAGGATATTCGTATGGAGGCACCGATTCCTGGTAAATCGGCAATTGGTATTGAAGTTCCTAATAGTGAGGTAGCAATCGTGACATTGCGAGAAGTGCTAGAATCAAAAGATGGAGCGAAGCCAGATTCGTTGTTACAAGTAGCACTAGGCCGTGATATTACTGGACAAGCCGTGTTAGCAGAGCTTAATAAAATGCCGCACTTACTTGTAGCGGGTTCAACAGGCAGCGGGAAAAGTGTGTGTATAAATGGCATTGTGGTATCCATACTAATGCGAACAAAGCCACATGAAGTTAAGCTCATGATGATTGACCCGAAAATGGTGGAATTGAATGTCTATAATGGAATTCCTCATCTGTTAGCACCAGTTGTAACCGATGCTCGAAAAGCGTCACAAGCACTTAAAAAGGTAGTATCGGAAATGGAACGACGCTATGATTTATTTTCACATACGGGCACTCGAAATATTGAAGGCTACAATGGTCATGTACAAAAAGTAAATGAGCAAACAGAGGAAAAGCATCCGAAGTTGCCGTATATTGTAGTGATTGTCGATGAGTTAGCAGATTTAATGATGGTAGCCTCCAATGACGTCGAGGATTCCATTACGCGTTTGGCGCAGATGGCTCGTGCGGCGGGTATCCATTTAATATTAGCGACTCAAAGACCAAGTGTAGACGTTTTAACGGGTGTTATTAAGGCAAATATCCCTTCACGAATTGCATTTGCAGTATCATCAGCTATTGATTCGAGAACGATTTTAGATATGGGCGGGGCAGAGCGTTTGCTTGGCCGTGGCGATATGTTATTTTTACCTGCTGGTGCTTCTAAACCTAAACGAGTGCAAGGTGCTTTTTTATCCGATCAGGAAGTTGAAGCGGTTGTGAATTTTGTTATAGAACAACAAAAAGCACAGTACCAAGAAGAGATGATTCCGAGTGAAGAAGAGACAGTTTTAGAAGAAACGGATGAATTATTTGACGAAGCAGTCCAATTAGTTGTTAATATGCAGACAGCTTCGGTGTCCATGTTACAACGTCGTTTCCGTATTGGCTATTCTCGTGCTGCTCGCATAGTCGATCAGATGGAACAACGCGGTATTGTAGGGCCTCCAGAGGGCAGTAAGCCTCGACAAGTGCTTATTCATCAGTATGATAATTGA
- a CDS encoding ABC transporter permease, whose translation MTFLEMLYFIIPSAILYATPLIFTAIGGVFSERSGVVNIGLEGLMIVGAFVGIFVNLEFATQLGSATVWVAMLAAVIIGGIFSLLHAVASITFRADQTVSGVAINLLGLAVTVFLVKLIYDKGQTDMIDQPIRRFAIPYLQDIPFFGRLLFHDVYSTSILAFAVAIGAWFIIYKTPFGLRLRAVGEHPMAADTMGVKVNKMRYIAVVISGALGGLGGAVYAQTITHDFSHATIAGQGFMSLAAMIFGKWHPIGALGAALFFGLAQTLSIAGNQIPYVQEIPAVYLQILPYVLTIFALAGFIGKANAPKASGQPYIKGKR comes from the coding sequence ATGACCTTTTTAGAAATGTTATATTTCATCATCCCTTCTGCAATCCTATATGCGACACCATTAATTTTCACTGCAATCGGTGGTGTATTCTCTGAGCGTTCAGGTGTTGTTAACATCGGGCTAGAAGGTTTAATGATTGTCGGCGCATTTGTTGGTATTTTTGTCAATTTAGAGTTTGCAACACAATTGGGATCCGCAACAGTCTGGGTGGCAATGCTTGCAGCTGTTATTATAGGGGGGATTTTCTCCTTACTACACGCGGTAGCATCTATCACATTCCGTGCCGATCAAACGGTATCAGGGGTAGCTATTAACTTACTTGGTTTAGCGGTCACTGTATTCTTAGTAAAATTGATTTATGATAAAGGTCAAACAGATATGATTGACCAACCAATTCGTCGTTTTGCTATTCCATACTTACAGGATATTCCGTTCTTTGGACGTTTATTATTCCATGATGTATATAGCACATCGATTTTAGCCTTTGCAGTGGCAATAGGTGCTTGGTTTATTATTTATAAAACACCATTTGGATTACGCTTACGTGCAGTAGGGGAACATCCAATGGCTGCAGATACAATGGGTGTAAAAGTTAATAAAATGCGTTATATTGCCGTAGTTATTTCAGGAGCACTTGGTGGTCTTGGTGGTGCGGTTTATGCGCAAACAATTACACATGACTTTTCACACGCAACGATTGCTGGTCAAGGTTTCATGTCACTTGCAGCAATGATCTTTGGGAAATGGCATCCAATCGGTGCACTTGGAGCAGCATTGTTCTTTGGTTTAGCGCAAACATTAAGTATTGCAGGGAACCAAATTCCATATGTGCAAGAAATCCCAGCAGTGTATTTACAAATCTTACCTTACGTGTTAACGATTTTTGCGTTAGCAGGATTTATTGGTAAAGCAAATGCACCAAAAGCAAGTGGTCAACCATATATTAAAGGCAAACGATAA
- the yfmH gene encoding EF-P 5-aminopentanol modification-associated protein YfmH: MKTIEFKQLDETLYYEKLENGLDVYILPKKGFSKTFVTFTTKYGSVDRTFVPLGESESITVPDGIAHFLEHKMFEKEDGDVFQKFSEYGASANAFTSFTRTAYLFSSTDNIYKSTETLLNFVQEPYFTEATVNKEKGIIGQEITMYDDQPDWRLYFGTIENMYHNHPVKIDIAGTIESIDGITADHLYTCYNTFYHPSNMLLFAIGAVEPEEMMAFIRENQGKKEFPEPTPIQRFFDEEPTDVAIKDRTLHMDVQKPKVYIGLKARETNLSGREMLKHELSVQIALELIFGRTSNFYERVYDEGLIDESYAFDFTLENGFGFALIGSDSTEPDALEKAIKAELEKYEKNAQFASEDLERIKRKKIGFFLRALNSIEFIANQFTRYSFNDMNLFDVVPVLEELTIEDLTQAFASIQGESQQTVFKVLPTEKGA; the protein is encoded by the coding sequence ATGAAAACAATTGAATTCAAACAATTAGATGAAACACTTTACTATGAAAAATTAGAAAACGGCTTAGATGTATATATCTTGCCGAAAAAAGGCTTTTCAAAAACTTTTGTCACGTTCACAACGAAGTACGGCTCAGTAGATCGTACATTTGTACCGCTTGGTGAATCGGAAAGTATTACAGTGCCAGATGGAATCGCACACTTTTTAGAGCATAAAATGTTTGAAAAAGAAGATGGAGATGTATTCCAGAAATTTAGTGAATATGGTGCTTCAGCCAATGCATTTACTTCCTTCACTCGAACTGCATATTTATTTTCATCAACAGATAATATATATAAAAGCACAGAAACATTATTAAATTTTGTCCAAGAACCTTACTTTACAGAAGCTACTGTTAACAAAGAAAAGGGCATTATTGGCCAGGAAATTACAATGTATGATGACCAACCAGATTGGCGTCTATACTTTGGTACGATTGAAAATATGTATCATAATCACCCTGTGAAAATTGATATTGCGGGAACAATTGAATCAATTGACGGCATTACGGCTGACCATTTATACACGTGCTACAATACGTTTTATCATCCGTCTAATATGTTGTTATTTGCTATAGGTGCTGTCGAGCCAGAAGAAATGATGGCGTTCATTCGCGAAAACCAAGGAAAAAAAGAGTTTCCAGAGCCTACACCAATACAACGCTTCTTTGATGAAGAGCCAACAGATGTTGCCATAAAAGACCGTACATTACACATGGATGTTCAAAAGCCTAAGGTCTATATTGGTTTAAAAGCTCGAGAAACGAATTTGTCTGGTCGGGAAATGTTAAAACATGAGCTATCAGTACAAATTGCTTTAGAACTTATTTTTGGTCGCACTTCTAATTTTTATGAACGTGTGTATGATGAAGGTTTGATTGATGAATCGTACGCATTTGACTTTACTTTAGAAAATGGTTTTGGCTTTGCGTTAATTGGTTCGGATTCAACAGAACCTGATGCATTAGAAAAAGCGATTAAAGCCGAATTGGAAAAATACGAAAAAAACGCGCAATTTGCAAGTGAAGATTTAGAGCGCATTAAGCGTAAAAAAATAGGCTTTTTCTTACGTGCATTAAATTCAATTGAATTTATTGCAAACCAATTTACGCGTTACTCGTTTAATGATATGAATTTGTTTGATGTAGTGCCTGTCTTAGAAGAATTAACAATTGAAGATTTAACGCAAGCGTTTGCTTCTATTCAAGGAGAGTCTCAACAAACTGTGTTTAAAGTTTTACCAACAGAGAAGGGCGCCTAG
- a CDS encoding GntR family transcriptional regulator: protein MTIKADHRHLYLQVIDRLKSDIETGVFKENEKLPSEFELSKSLGVSRATLREALRLLEEENVIVRRHGVGTFVNPKPLFTSGIEHLSSISSMIETAGMEPGSRFLKATENIPSDEDLKRFQCDGEDKILTIERVRTADGEPVVYCIDKLPASFLPTDFVDKKEVSLFSALEQSGKIHVAYAVTYIDPVGYHEQASPILNCGRETALLVLKQLHYDDNDQVVLYSKNYFRADKFSFHVVRKRV from the coding sequence GTGACTATAAAAGCAGATCATCGTCATCTCTATCTTCAAGTAATTGATCGTTTAAAGTCTGACATTGAGACGGGCGTTTTTAAAGAAAATGAAAAACTTCCTTCAGAGTTTGAATTATCGAAATCACTAGGGGTAAGTCGAGCAACACTTAGGGAAGCGCTTCGACTGTTGGAAGAGGAAAATGTGATTGTGCGTCGACATGGGGTTGGCACTTTTGTTAATCCTAAGCCGTTGTTTACTTCAGGCATCGAGCATTTATCCAGTATTTCTTCTATGATCGAAACAGCAGGTATGGAACCAGGGTCTCGTTTTTTAAAGGCAACGGAGAATATCCCTTCTGATGAAGATTTAAAACGCTTCCAATGTGATGGCGAAGATAAAATACTCACGATTGAACGCGTCAGAACAGCGGACGGTGAGCCAGTAGTTTATTGTATAGATAAATTACCAGCAAGCTTCCTGCCTACTGACTTTGTTGACAAAAAAGAAGTTTCACTTTTCTCTGCACTTGAACAATCGGGTAAAATTCATGTTGCCTATGCTGTAACTTATATTGATCCAGTAGGGTATCATGAACAAGCATCACCGATACTAAATTGTGGTCGTGAAACTGCTCTTTTAGTATTGAAACAGCTCCATTATGATGATAATGATCAAGTAGTGCTGTATTCAAAAAATTATTTCCGAGCTGATAAATTCAGCTTCCATGTAGTACGTAAACGGGTGTAG
- a CDS encoding ABC transporter permease has product MSNRVINILVPIISIIIGLIVGAIVMVVSGYDPIQGYSALWTGIFGDSYSIGNTIRQITPYILAGLAVAFAFRTGLFNIGVEGQLILGWLAAAWVGYAFELPKIIHLPLALLAAAVAGAFWAFIAGFLKAKFKVHEVIATIMLNYTALYIANAVIKKLSDGSFKTERVLESASLRSPFLRELTDNSSLHYGILIALLMVVVMWFILEKTTRGYELKAVGFNHNAAEYAGMSVNKNVILAMTISGMFAGLGGAMEALGTFQNASIKAGFTGIGFDGIAVALLGANTPLGVVFGASLFGSLKYGALNMPNAAGIPEEIVSIIIALIIFFVASGYVIRVGLQKLSKKKEGQ; this is encoded by the coding sequence ATGTCAAATCGTGTCATTAATATACTCGTTCCTATCATCTCTATTATTATCGGTTTAATTGTAGGTGCTATCGTAATGGTAGTCAGTGGCTATGATCCAATACAAGGTTATAGTGCTCTTTGGACAGGTATTTTTGGAGATTCATATTCAATAGGGAACACAATTCGTCAAATCACACCATATATTTTGGCGGGTCTAGCGGTAGCATTTGCCTTCCGTACAGGTTTATTTAACATCGGTGTTGAAGGTCAGTTAATTTTAGGTTGGCTTGCAGCAGCATGGGTAGGTTATGCTTTTGAACTACCAAAAATCATTCACTTACCGTTAGCATTGCTAGCAGCAGCAGTAGCTGGTGCATTTTGGGCCTTTATTGCAGGTTTCTTAAAAGCGAAATTTAAAGTCCATGAAGTAATTGCGACAATTATGTTAAACTATACAGCACTTTATATTGCGAATGCTGTTATTAAAAAATTGTCAGATGGTAGCTTTAAAACAGAACGTGTTCTTGAATCGGCTTCATTACGTTCTCCGTTTTTAAGAGAGCTTACAGACAATTCAAGTCTTCACTATGGGATCCTAATTGCACTTCTTATGGTAGTTGTAATGTGGTTCATTTTAGAAAAAACAACACGTGGTTATGAGTTAAAAGCAGTTGGCTTTAATCATAATGCAGCAGAATATGCTGGTATGAGTGTCAATAAAAATGTCATTTTAGCAATGACAATTTCAGGTATGTTTGCAGGCCTTGGTGGTGCGATGGAGGCGCTTGGTACATTCCAAAACGCATCGATTAAAGCTGGCTTCACAGGTATTGGTTTTGACGGTATTGCCGTTGCTTTACTTGGTGCCAATACACCACTTGGCGTAGTATTCGGGGCTTCGTTATTCGGCTCGTTAAAATACGGTGCTCTTAACATGCCAAATGCTGCAGGGATTCCTGAGGAAATCGTGTCTATCATTATTGCCTTAATTATCTTCTTTGTAGCATCAGGTTACGTTATTCGAGTAGGTTTACAAAAGTTAAGTAAGAAAAAGGAGGGACAATAA
- the yfmF gene encoding EF-P 5-aminopentanol modification-associated protein YfmF produces MFKTIPFAKGVNLHIRQTTQFKTVNFSIKWRRALTAKCASERTVLTNVLQHSNAKYTTTAAFRSFLDDLYGTVLYFDTSKRGNEHTVLMNMETVNDQYLANTSVLNEVLGVMHAAIFEPNLENGVFKESIVEREKKMVIQRIESIFDDKSRFAQMRLQEILRPNEPASISANGTVEDIKNITPSSLLAAYESMLTTDKIDIYVAGDINEDELVAKLKEALPFKDRIPEEIPTVSPQKHPQNDYVREQQEMKQGKLHIGFSTPVRFGDADFAKMQIFNGIFGGYPHAKLFMNVREKESLAYYASSSYASHYGLLFVVSGIEAKNEEKALNLIKEQLAVMQAGEITDLELEQTKAMLTNQLKESLDSARGQIEIFDQYKDLPEEFSVEAWANKWRAVTKEDVIEMAKQVQLEAVYFLSGKEQAAQ; encoded by the coding sequence ATGTTTAAAACAATACCTTTTGCAAAAGGTGTCAATTTGCATATCCGACAAACGACCCAATTTAAAACAGTAAATTTCTCGATTAAATGGAGAAGAGCATTAACGGCCAAATGTGCGTCTGAACGTACGGTGTTAACAAATGTATTGCAACACAGCAATGCAAAATATACAACAACTGCCGCATTTCGTAGTTTTTTAGATGACCTATACGGGACAGTATTGTATTTTGATACATCAAAGCGTGGTAACGAACATACGGTATTGATGAATATGGAAACCGTAAACGATCAATATTTGGCTAATACAAGTGTCTTAAATGAAGTACTAGGTGTAATGCATGCGGCAATTTTTGAGCCGAATTTAGAAAATGGTGTATTTAAAGAATCAATTGTAGAACGTGAAAAGAAAATGGTCATCCAACGTATTGAATCCATTTTTGACGATAAATCTCGTTTTGCACAAATGCGTCTGCAAGAAATATTACGTCCAAATGAACCTGCCTCTATTTCGGCAAATGGTACAGTAGAAGACATTAAAAATATCACACCGTCATCTCTGTTGGCAGCGTACGAATCAATGCTAACGACGGACAAAATTGATATTTATGTTGCAGGTGATATTAATGAAGATGAGCTTGTTGCAAAATTAAAAGAGGCTCTACCATTTAAGGACCGTATTCCTGAGGAAATTCCAACTGTATCGCCACAAAAACACCCACAAAATGATTATGTCCGTGAACAGCAAGAAATGAAGCAAGGTAAGCTGCATATAGGTTTTAGTACTCCTGTTCGATTTGGTGATGCTGATTTTGCAAAAATGCAGATTTTTAACGGTATTTTTGGTGGTTATCCGCATGCCAAGTTATTTATGAATGTGCGAGAAAAAGAAAGCCTGGCTTACTATGCCTCTAGCTCATATGCATCACACTATGGCTTATTATTCGTTGTGTCAGGTATTGAGGCGAAAAATGAAGAAAAAGCACTCAATCTCATTAAAGAGCAACTTGCTGTTATGCAAGCAGGGGAAATCACTGATTTAGAATTAGAACAAACAAAGGCGATGTTAACAAATCAGTTAAAAGAATCTCTTGATTCAGCGCGTGGTCAAATCGAAATTTTTGACCAATATAAAGATTTGCCTGAGGAGTTCTCTGTAGAAGCATGGGCAAATAAATGGCGAGCTGTAACGAAAGAAGATGTAATTGAAATGGCGAAGCAAGTGCAGTTAGAAGCGGTCTATTTCTTATCAGGAAAGGAGCAAGCTGCACAATGA
- a CDS encoding BMP family lipoprotein: MKKRKFGLVLSSVLAASAILGACGAKDEEKPAKDNASGDKNTEETFSVAMVTDVGGVDDKSFNQSAWEGVQAYGKEHSLSKGDGGFDYLQSASDADYETNLNNLIRRDFNLVFGIGFMMADAVEAVAADNADNHFALIDAEVKADNVVNVLFKEQEGAFLAGVAAAKMSKSGKIGFVGGVDIPVINRFEAGFVEGAKAVNPDIEIQRNYTGAFDKADLGKIAANSMYSSGVDIIFHAAGATGNGVFSEAKERKAKDPNANVWVIGVDADQYDEGKVDDKTNITLTSMLKGVNEAVVDISNKAKNGEFPGGTTVVYGLAEDGVKLADSRGAIPADVQAVIDEYKEKISSGEIVVPEKVEK; this comes from the coding sequence ATGAAAAAACGTAAATTTGGTTTAGTATTATCTTCAGTTTTAGCTGCAAGTGCAATTCTAGGTGCATGTGGTGCGAAGGACGAAGAAAAACCTGCAAAAGACAATGCATCAGGAGACAAAAACACTGAGGAAACTTTCTCAGTAGCGATGGTTACTGACGTAGGTGGCGTTGACGACAAATCATTTAACCAATCTGCATGGGAAGGTGTTCAAGCTTATGGTAAAGAACACAGCCTATCAAAAGGTGATGGTGGTTTCGACTATTTACAATCAGCTTCTGACGCTGACTATGAAACAAACTTAAACAACTTAATCCGTCGTGACTTTAACTTAGTATTCGGTATTGGTTTCATGATGGCAGATGCTGTTGAAGCAGTTGCAGCTGACAATGCAGATAACCACTTTGCATTAATCGATGCTGAAGTAAAAGCTGATAACGTTGTAAATGTTCTTTTCAAAGAGCAAGAAGGCGCATTCTTAGCGGGTGTAGCTGCTGCTAAAATGTCTAAATCAGGTAAAATCGGATTTGTAGGTGGCGTAGATATTCCAGTTATCAATCGTTTTGAAGCTGGTTTCGTTGAAGGTGCTAAAGCTGTTAACCCTGATATCGAAATTCAACGCAACTATACTGGTGCATTTGACAAAGCGGATCTTGGTAAAATCGCTGCAAACAGCATGTACTCTTCAGGCGTAGATATTATCTTCCACGCTGCTGGTGCAACTGGTAACGGTGTATTCTCTGAAGCTAAAGAACGTAAAGCAAAAGATCCTAACGCGAACGTATGGGTAATCGGTGTAGATGCTGACCAATACGATGAAGGTAAAGTTGATGATAAAACAAACATTACTTTAACTTCTATGTTAAAAGGTGTTAACGAAGCAGTAGTAGATATTTCAAACAAAGCAAAAAATGGTGAATTCCCAGGTGGTACAACAGTTGTCTACGGTCTAGCTGAAGACGGCGTTAAACTTGCTGACTCTCGTGGTGCAATTCCAGCAGACGTACAAGCTGTTATTGACGAATATAAAGAAAAAATTTCTAGCGGTGAAATCGTAGTTCCAGAAAAAGTGGAAAAATAA